The following coding sequences lie in one Labrus bergylta chromosome 5, fLabBer1.1, whole genome shotgun sequence genomic window:
- the smpd2b gene encoding sphingomyelin phosphodiesterase 2 produces the protein MANTDAVSVRVFSLNCWGIHYLSKHCPQRYAMIGEMLSKEEHDVVLLQEVWSEKDYLSLKKKLASSHPHSHYFKSGVIGSGLAIFSKHRIHDTFVYRYSLNGYPYMAHHGDWFGGKAVGMAVLSIGSLTANVYVTHLHAEYCRDKDSYLPHRVVQAWELQQFIRHTSAGADVVILGGDLNMHPQDLGNRLLRTYTGLKDSYLETPKFEGCDEGLTLIADNPFISKKELGPFEKGIRIDYILFKGSPKTDISCDFMCTTKGSVPDHPFPYSDHEALTAELRLKTHTPSDTGSGSGSQSKKQDSPAEKVAELVDIVTEARTEVKVGLHCAEGMRYTAARTGVMGFALLILELAIAAVPWLALGAEQPFPRTSFYLLAALCFAILLTTSLLYIFYTMELKSLQGAEDQMRLAVGSLQEKLRGFPLAQQYNPQRRPPEGQEPSAFDPEE, from the exons ATGGCTAACACAGACGCTGTCAGTGTGCGGGTCTTCTCTCTGAACTGCTG GGGGATCCACTACCTCAGCAAGCACTGTCCTCAACGCTATGCTATGATAGGAGAGATGTTAAGCAAGGAGGAGCATGATGTTGTCTTACTGCAAGAG gtgtgGAGTGAGAAAGATTATTTGTCTTTGAAGAAGAAACTTGCCTCCAGTCATCCCCACTCACATTACTTTAAAAG TGGAGTCATTGGGAGCGGTCTGGCAATTTTCTCCAAACACAGAATCCATGATACATTTGTTTATCGTTACTCACTGAACGGTTATCCATACATG GCTCACCATGGAGACTGGTTCGGCGGTAAAGCGGTCGGGATGGCTGTTTTGAGCATTGGCAGCCTGACTGCAAACGTCTATGTTACTCAT CTGCATGCAGAGTACTGCAGAGACAAGGATTCTTACCTACCTCACCGAGTGGTTCAGGCCTGGGAGCTGCAGCAGTTCATTCG tcatACCTCTGCTGGAGCAGATGTGGTGATTTTAGGTGGGGACCTCAACATGCACCCTCAGGACCTGGGTAACAGACTACTGAGGACTTACACAGGACTCAAAGACTCGTATTTAGAGACTCCGAAGTTTGAA GGATGTGATGAGGGTTTGACTCTAATAGCAGACAACCCGTTTATCAGTAAAAAGGAGCTCGGCCCCTTTGAAAAGGGAATTCGAATCGACTACATCCTCTTCAAG ggtTCTCCTAAAACAGACATCTCTTGTGATTTCATGTGCACCACCAAAGGCTCCGTCCCTGACCATCCGTTCCCGTACTCCGACCACGAAGCTCTGACGGCTGAACTCAGGCTGAAGACACACACTCCATCTGACACTGGCAGCGGCAGCGGCAGCCAATCCAAGAAGCAGGACTCTCCTGcag AGAAGGTGGCTGAGTTGGTGGATATCGTGACAGAGGCGCGTACAGAAGTCAAGGTTGGTTTGCACTGCGCTGAGGGGATGCGCTACACAGCAGCACGCACCGGAGTGATGGGTTTTGCTCTGCTGATTCTTGAGCTGGCCATCGCTGCTGTTCCCTGGCTGGCTCTGGGAGCAGAACAACCTTTCCCACGCACCTCCTTTTACCTGCTGGCTGCACTGTGCTTTGCCATCCTGCTGACCACCTCTCTGCTGTACATCTTCTACACCATGGAGCTGAAATCACTGCAGGGGGCTGAGGACCAGATGAGGCTGGCTGTAGGAAGTCTGCAGGAGAAGCTCAGGGGGTTTCCTCTGGCTCAGCAATACAATCCGCAGAGGAGGCCCCCAGAGGGCCAGGAGCCCAGTGCCTTTGACCCAGAGGAGTAA